From the Pseudomonas monsensis genome, the window TGGATCGAGTCCAGATCGAAAACCTTTCGGATCGTCTGTTTGAAATGACGGGCGGCGCGACGGCTCACTCGCTTTATCAGCGCACCGCCTACAGTCATTTGGAAAGTGTCGGTCCCGTGCTGATCGGCGTCGTGCCCGATAGCCCGTTGGCAAAGGTTTTTTCGCAGGAGTGGAGCGCTACGGCGGGCATCTGGCTGGAGTCGGCGGCCGACGAAAGTCAGGTGCAGGAGCATTTGCGCAGCTTGATCCATGCCCGTGTCGAGGGGGCAGCGACGGTTTTCTTTCGGTTCTACGACCCCCGTATCACCGCGTTGTGGCTGATGGACTTGCCCGCGCCGGAACGGGATCGGTTGATGGGACCGGTACGGCTGATCCGTCTGCCGGAGTCACAAATCCATCAGCAAACCGAGCAACCTGCGATCCCGTATGCGGATAAGCCGTGGTTGCTGCTGACAGCGGAACAACTCGATCAACTGAACACTGCCAAA encodes:
- a CDS encoding DUF4123 domain-containing protein; the protein is MNRAYLLLDRVQIENLSDRLFEMTGGATAHSLYQRTAYSHLESVGPVLIGVVPDSPLAKVFSQEWSATAGIWLESAADESQVQEHLRSLIHARVEGAATVFFRFYDPRITALWLMDLPAPERDRLMGPVRLIRLPESQIHQQTEQPAIPYADKPWLLLTAEQLDQLNTAKRKCFARQLIEYGQCHFPKSLGSLASTALQQWAMDCQASAARSGFSAVDEVFLWVRFCVVLGADFPDGPEHAAYRQLLAEPGLLPRQRLDNLNRALTHQLLNDKDFTR